A region of Catenibacterium mitsuokai DNA encodes the following proteins:
- a CDS encoding MurR/RpiR family transcriptional regulator, protein MDFDTQAGLIYSTLSDNEKDMIQYIRNHKSDVVEMPINELAKVLLSSKSSVLRLAQKLGYTGYSELKYSLKKDIVKKAVVPTDLVEKFRKEIDKTFEYASQVNFATLISEIHKARQVILYATGFTQNNYTKQFSSELFMSGRSNYIVSGETNFEVISHSLTSDDFVIIISLSGNTPGIRTIVNELNMKDIPILSITELGKNFLVENSDYQLYYNTTEFPLEDEHIISMNAVGIILTILARKYQEFAFFDE, encoded by the coding sequence ATGGACTTTGACACACAAGCAGGACTTATTTATTCAACACTAAGTGATAATGAAAAAGACATGATTCAATACATCAGAAACCATAAATCTGATGTTGTAGAGATGCCTATTAATGAACTAGCGAAAGTTCTGCTTTCGTCAAAGAGTTCTGTATTACGCCTCGCACAAAAGCTAGGCTATACAGGTTATTCAGAATTAAAGTATTCTTTAAAGAAGGATATAGTAAAGAAAGCTGTTGTTCCTACAGATTTGGTTGAAAAATTTAGAAAAGAGATTGATAAAACATTTGAATATGCATCGCAGGTAAACTTTGCGACATTGATCTCCGAAATCCATAAAGCACGACAAGTCATTTTGTATGCGACAGGGTTTACTCAGAATAACTATACAAAACAGTTCTCCAGTGAGTTATTTATGTCAGGGCGTTCAAATTATATTGTATCTGGTGAAACTAATTTCGAAGTCATCTCACACTCCCTAACTAGTGATGATTTCGTAATTATTATTTCATTGTCAGGTAATACACCAGGTATCAGAACAATAGTTAATGAATTAAATATGAAGGATATACCTATTCTTTCTATAACTGAGCTAGGAAAGAATTTCCTTGTAGAAAATTCAGATTATCAACTTTACTATAATACAACAGAATTTCCTCTTGAGGATGAACATATCATTTCTATGAATGCAGTAGGGATTATCCTTACTATTCTTGCAAGAAAGTATCAGGAATTCGCATTCTTTGATGAATAA
- a CDS encoding ATP-binding protein gives MKLLERNYLTKIINVIGTPDIKVITGIRRSGKSCLLLQFMEYINQTDKDANIIFVDFNSLSAEPYLEYHALNNYIEGQYKSNKNNYVCIDEVQMCSGFEKVINSLHSSMKYDIYITGSNAFLLSSDLATLFTGRTYEIEIFPFSYKECLKYYAGQYSLDRYVREGGMPGTLLYREQDDKYKYIRDVFETLIIRDITNKYSMRNKEVIHDLAYFMMDNISSLTSANNISKSLANANIKITDKTIKLYMQYLKDSYLFYKVRRYDIKGKKYLATNDKYYLSDHSFRYAIIGTKNMDYGRVYENIVAIELLRRGYEVYVGKLYKKEVDFVAIKQNEKIYFQVSDDISNQKTFEREVTSLLEIQDAYPKILLANTHHDEYQYEGVKIIDIEKWLKL, from the coding sequence ATGAAACTTTTAGAAAGAAACTATTTAACAAAAATTATTAATGTAATTGGAACTCCTGATATTAAAGTGATTACGGGTATTAGAAGATCTGGAAAATCATGTCTGTTACTACAATTTATGGAATATATAAACCAAACTGATAAAGACGCGAATATTATTTTTGTTGATTTCAATTCTTTAAGTGCAGAGCCGTATTTAGAATACCATGCATTAAATAATTATATAGAAGGTCAATATAAATCTAACAAGAATAATTATGTATGTATAGATGAAGTTCAAATGTGCAGTGGCTTTGAGAAAGTCATAAATAGTCTACATAGTAGTATGAAATATGATATTTATATTACTGGTTCGAATGCATTTCTATTAAGTAGTGATTTGGCTACTTTATTTACCGGTAGAACGTATGAAATAGAAATATTTCCTTTTTCTTATAAAGAATGTCTAAAATATTATGCTGGGCAGTATTCACTTGATAGATACGTTAGAGAAGGTGGAATGCCTGGAACTTTGCTTTATCGTGAACAAGATGATAAGTATAAATACATACGAGATGTTTTTGAGACGCTTATTATAAGGGACATAACTAATAAATATTCGATGAGAAACAAAGAAGTTATTCATGATTTAGCGTACTTTATGATGGATAACATTAGTTCTTTGACATCAGCTAATAATATATCTAAATCATTAGCAAATGCTAATATTAAAATAACAGATAAGACTATAAAATTATATATGCAATATTTGAAAGATTCATACTTGTTTTATAAAGTTAGAAGGTATGATATAAAAGGGAAAAAATATTTGGCAACAAATGATAAGTATTATTTGTCCGACCATTCTTTCAGATATGCTATTATAGGAACAAAAAACATGGACTATGGCAGAGTATATGAAAATATCGTTGCGATTGAATTGCTTAGAAGAGGGTATGAAGTTTATGTTGGTAAACTTTATAAAAAAGAAGTGGATTTTGTGGCTATAAAACAAAATGAGAAGATTTATTTTCAAGTAAGTGATGATATTTCGAATCAGAAAACTTTCGAAAGAGAAGTTACTTCACTATTAGAAATACAAGATGCATATCCTAAAATCTTATTGGCTAACACACATCATGATGAATATCAGTATGAAGGTGTAAAAATAATTGATATTGAAAAATGGTTAAAATTGTAA